GTCTTCAATTATGCCAACTACCCGCATCTGACGTCGATGTTCCGCGACCTGCATGTGCCGGTGACCCGCAGCGACATGAGCTTTGGCGCCTCGATCGACGGGGGGCGGATCGAATACGGGCTGCGCAACCTCAGCGCTTTGATCGGGCAGAAACGCAACCTTCTACGCCCCGGTTTCGCCCGGATGGTGCGCGATATCCTGCGGTTCAACGCCCATGCGGAAACCGTGGCTAAGGATGACGAGACGACCGTGGCCGACCTGATGGAGACCCTGCAGCTTGGCCCCTGGTTCCGTGATTATTACCTGCGTCCGATCTGCGGGGCGATCTGGTCCACGCCCCCCGAAGGGATCGATGGGTTTCCGGCGCGTGCGCTGGTGCGCTTCTTCCGCAATCACGCGCTGCTTTCCGCCAGTGGTCAGCACCAGTGGTGGACGGTGCAGGGGGGCTCGGTCGAATATGTCCGGCGGTTGGAAACGCGGCTGCGCAGTCTTGGCTTGACGATCCGTACCCGCGCGCCCGTTGTCGGGTTGCACCGGGACGGACCGCTGCCGCGCCTCAGTCTGCCGGGCGCAGAGGACGAAACCTTCGATCAGGTGATCCTGGCCTGCCATTCGGATCAGGCGCTTCGGCTGCTGGCCCGCCCCCGGCCCGACGAAAAGGCCGCGTTGGCTGCCGTCGGTTATCAGGACAACCATGTGGTGCTGCACCGCGATGAACGCCAGATGCCGCGCCGCCGGGCCTGCTGGTCGTCCTGGGTTTACCGCGCTGACGAACAGGGCGGGGGGATCGGCGTGACCTACTGGATGAACAAGCTGCAAAATATCGATCCGTCCGACCCTCTGTTCGTCTCGCTGAATCCGCAGGAAGGCGGCATCGACGATGGCGCGATTTACGATCAGACGGTCTTTCGCCACCCTGTTTTCGACCGCGCCGCGCTGAAGGCGCAGGGGCAGATCGCCGCGATGCAGGGCCGCGATGCCACCTGGTACGCCGGGGCCTGGCTGCGTCACGGATTCCACGAAGACGGCTTCGCAAGCGCCGTGCGGGTTGCCCGCCAGCTTGATCCGCAACTGGTCGGGGCAGGCTGATGACGCGCATCCCGCAGATGGTCCGGGGCCAGACCACCCATTCCCGGCACGGTGCGGTGCAGCACAGCTTTCGCTATGGCGTGGATTATGTGCTGATCGACCCCGAAAACGACCGGACCCCCTGGCTGTTTTCGCGGCACGGGCGCAACCTCGCATCGGTCCGGGATCGCGACCATGGCGGCCCGCGCGGGCAGGGCCGGGGCGTGACCTGGTGCCGCGAGGTTCTCGCGGAGCGCGGGCTGACGGGCGAAGGGTTCGATCAGATCCTGCTGCTGACCCAGCCGGCCTTCTTCGGGGCGCTTTTCAATCCGGTGTCCTTCTGGCTGGTCTTTCGCGGCGAGGCCCTGATTGCCGCCATTGCCGAGGTCAACAATACCTTCGGGGATCGGCATAGCTATCTTTGCGCACATCCCGGTTTCATGCCTATCGACGCGCAGGATGATCTGCGTGCGCGCAAGGTTTTTCATGTTTCGCCCTTCCGCCAGATCTCGGGCGACTATCGGTTCCGGTTCAGCATCGGACTTGACCGGATCGCCATTCTGATCGCTCATGAGGACGGGTCCGAAGGCTTGCACGCCACCCTGACGGGTCGCCGCGAGCGCTTGACCAGCCGCGCCCTGCTGGCCAGCGCCCTGCTGCGCCGCCCGTTCGGGGCGCTGCGGACCATCGTCCTGATCTACCGGCAGGCGCTTGCCCTGCGTCTGAAGGGCGCGATTTATCGCCGCCGCCCGGCCCCGCCTGCAAAGGAGCTTTCCTGATGTCCTATCTTTCCGACCGCGTGAAACGCGATTTCCTGACCAGCTGCGAGGCCATCCAGACCGGCCGCCTGCGCCTTGTAACGCCCGAAGGCGTGACCCATCACTTCGGCGAGACAGGCGAAGAGGTCACGCTGATGATCCACGACTGGCAGGCAGTGACGGCCGCCCTGGCCCGTGGCGATGTCGGCTTCGGAGAGGCCTTCGTGCAGGGTCTCTGGGATACGAATTCGGTCGAGGGCCTGACCTGCCTGGCCCTGCAGAACCTGCGCCAGTTCGAGAAATTCGCCTATGCCAGCCCGCTGCAAAGCCTCAAGTTCCGGCTGGTCGACCGGGCGTTGCGGGCCAACTCCCGGCGTGGCGCGGGGCGCAACATCCGGGCGCATTACGACACTGGCAACGAATTCTTCCAGCTTTGGCTGGACCCGTCGATGACATATTCCTCGGCCCTGTTCGCGCCGGACGACGACGACCTGGGGCGCGCGCAGATGCGCAAGTACGACCGTATCCTCGACCGGGTCGGCGGCGGAGAGCGCCTGTTGGAAATCGGCTGCGGCTGGGGTGGGTTTGCCGAACGGGCGGCCGGGCAGGGGCGCGACGTGACCGCGCTGACGATTTCGCCGGCGCAGCGGGCCTATGCCGATGCGCGTCTGGACGGGCGTGCCGACATCCGTCTGCAGGACTACCGCGACAGCGAGGGGCGCTTTGACGGCATCGTCTCGATCGAGATGATCGAAGCCGTGGGCGAACGCTACTGGCCGACCTATTTCGAAACCCTGCGTGATCGCCTGACCGAAGGCGGGCGGGCCGTGGTGCAGGCGATCACAGTGCCGGATAGCTATTTCCCTACCTATCGCAAGGGCTCCGATTATATCCGTCAGCATGCCTTTCCCGGCGGCCAGCTTCTGTGCGACCAGGAGATCACCCGCGCCGCACGCGCGGCCGGAATGCGGGTCGTGGGGAATTTCGCTTTCGGTCAGGATTATGCCCGGACCTGTCGCACCTGGCTTGACCGTATGGAGGCCGAACGCCCCCGCATCCGCGAGCTTGGCCATGGCAGCGCCTTCCTGCGTAGCTGGCAATATTACCTCGGCATCTGCGCGGCCTCGTTCAGTGTCGGGCAGACGGATGTGGTGCAGGTCGAACTGGTGCGGGGCTGACGTAACGGCAGACCGGTTTGGCTCGGCCTCTGCGCGTGAAGCTGCCGAAGTTGCGTGTTTACAAGCGATTTCCCGCCGCAAACGACCAGTGCGGCGGGTTATTGTTGTAGCACTGTTAAATTCTTCGAAACTTAAATGATTGGGTTTTCGTGACTATTACGTCAGCGCGCTAGCTGAAGATTTCTTTATTGTCCTGATCGCCTTTCGGAGTACCATGAATGTTTCCACGACATACGCCGCGTCAGATTGACGGCAAGACTTACTGGATCATCGGAGCGAGCGAAGGCCTTGGGCGCTCTGTCGCTCGGGAAATGTCCCGCCTCGGGGCGCATTTGATCCTGTCCGCCCGAAGCGGAGAGCGTCTGAACAACCTCGCCGAGGAACTCGGTTCCGCTGAGGTTCTGGAAATGGATGTCAGTGACCCGGACTCGATCAGGGCGGCGTTGCAGCGCGGAAGTGAGGCCGATGGCCTGATTTATTGTGCTGGCAGCTACGACCCCATGACCGCGCAGGAATGGGATCCCGAAAAGGCCGAACAGATCGTCGATGTGAACTTCCTTGGCGCGATGCGCGTGCTGGGCCGTACGGTGCCGGGTTGGGTTGATCGCGGTTTTGGCCATGTGGTTCTGATCGGCTCGCTTGCCGGGTTCAAGGGTCTGCCGGGGGCCATCGGGTACGGGGCCAGCAAGGCGGCGCTGCGTCATCTGGCCGAAGATCTCTATATTGATCTCAAGGGCACCGGCGTGGATGTTCAGGTCGCGAACCCCGGTTTCTTCCGCTCGCGGCTGACCGAAAAGAACCGCTTCGAGATGAAGCAGCTCATGCCGATGGAAAAGGCCGTGTATCACGTCATGTGCCTGATCCGGAATCCCGAGCCGCGTCAGGTCAATTTCCCGGCGCCCTTCTCCTGGGTCTTTACCGTTCTGGGCCGTATCTTGCCGTTCCGTCTGTACGCGCGGCTGGTCAGCAGCTGATCTCAAGCCGGGTGCGGACAAGCGGAAGAGGCAATTGCGAGACTGGCTATCGTCGTATCGACCTCAGATACTTGTCCGCATCCGAAAGCCCGGTGCGTAAGTCATCCGGACCAGCGTGATCGGCCCCTGGTCATTCCAGGTCGACCGTTCGGCGGCGAACAGCGCAGTGCCCAGGCTGGTGTCGAAGGCATCGGCCAGGGCCGCATCGGCGGGCAGGGCGAAAAAGCTCATGTCGCCACCGGTATAGGGCGCGTTCTGTACCAGCCATTCATTGGCGCTGATCCGGGCGAAATCCTGATCCGCAAGGTCCGGTGCATTTGCCAGATTGATATAGCGTTCCTCATGGATATAGGGTCGCCCGTCTTCGTAATGCAGCGTCACCGTATGCAGCACCTCGGCCCCGTCGGGCAGGGGAAAGACGCCGCCCAGATGCGCCGGCAGTGGGCGGGTGCCGCGTTGTTGCAGGGCATGGTGATAGGTGCCGCCGCGTGCCTCGACCTCTTCCCGGATGATCGGGATGGTCAGGGTGGCCTTGTGCGGTGGGTTCACCGCGACCCGCGTGCCCGCCCGCCGGCGGCGATGCACCAGCCCGGCATCCGCAAGGTCGCGCAGGGCGCGGTTAACGGTGGTCCGCGCGCAGCCGAATTCCTCGGCCAGTTCGACCTCTCCGGGGATCAGTGCGCCGGGTTCCCAGACACGTTCGCGCACCCGGCGCAGAAGCTCGTCCCGGATCAGGATCCAGCTCTTGGCGTCGCGTGTGC
The Pseudooceanicola algae genome window above contains:
- a CDS encoding NAD(P)/FAD-dependent oxidoreductase codes for the protein MSFDALAFRPQRIAIIGGGISGMASAYMLAPHHKVTLFEAGPTLGGHARTVTAGLHGDQPVDTGFIVFNYANYPHLTSMFRDLHVPVTRSDMSFGASIDGGRIEYGLRNLSALIGQKRNLLRPGFARMVRDILRFNAHAETVAKDDETTVADLMETLQLGPWFRDYYLRPICGAIWSTPPEGIDGFPARALVRFFRNHALLSASGQHQWWTVQGGSVEYVRRLETRLRSLGLTIRTRAPVVGLHRDGPLPRLSLPGAEDETFDQVILACHSDQALRLLARPRPDEKAALAAVGYQDNHVVLHRDERQMPRRRACWSSWVYRADEQGGGIGVTYWMNKLQNIDPSDPLFVSLNPQEGGIDDGAIYDQTVFRHPVFDRAALKAQGQIAAMQGRDATWYAGAWLRHGFHEDGFASAVRVARQLDPQLVGAG
- a CDS encoding DUF1365 domain-containing protein: MTRIPQMVRGQTTHSRHGAVQHSFRYGVDYVLIDPENDRTPWLFSRHGRNLASVRDRDHGGPRGQGRGVTWCREVLAERGLTGEGFDQILLLTQPAFFGALFNPVSFWLVFRGEALIAAIAEVNNTFGDRHSYLCAHPGFMPIDAQDDLRARKVFHVSPFRQISGDYRFRFSIGLDRIAILIAHEDGSEGLHATLTGRRERLTSRALLASALLRRPFGALRTIVLIYRQALALRLKGAIYRRRPAPPAKELS
- a CDS encoding SAM-dependent methyltransferase, with the translated sequence MSYLSDRVKRDFLTSCEAIQTGRLRLVTPEGVTHHFGETGEEVTLMIHDWQAVTAALARGDVGFGEAFVQGLWDTNSVEGLTCLALQNLRQFEKFAYASPLQSLKFRLVDRALRANSRRGAGRNIRAHYDTGNEFFQLWLDPSMTYSSALFAPDDDDLGRAQMRKYDRILDRVGGGERLLEIGCGWGGFAERAAGQGRDVTALTISPAQRAYADARLDGRADIRLQDYRDSEGRFDGIVSIEMIEAVGERYWPTYFETLRDRLTEGGRAVVQAITVPDSYFPTYRKGSDYIRQHAFPGGQLLCDQEITRAARAAGMRVVGNFAFGQDYARTCRTWLDRMEAERPRIRELGHGSAFLRSWQYYLGICAASFSVGQTDVVQVELVRG
- a CDS encoding SDR family NAD(P)-dependent oxidoreductase; translation: MFPRHTPRQIDGKTYWIIGASEGLGRSVAREMSRLGAHLILSARSGERLNNLAEELGSAEVLEMDVSDPDSIRAALQRGSEADGLIYCAGSYDPMTAQEWDPEKAEQIVDVNFLGAMRVLGRTVPGWVDRGFGHVVLIGSLAGFKGLPGAIGYGASKAALRHLAEDLYIDLKGTGVDVQVANPGFFRSRLTEKNRFEMKQLMPMEKAVYHVMCLIRNPEPRQVNFPAPFSWVFTVLGRILPFRLYARLVSS
- a CDS encoding UTRA domain-containing protein, which translates into the protein MSTRDAKSWILIRDELLRRVRERVWEPGALIPGEVELAEEFGCARTTVNRALRDLADAGLVHRRRRAGTRVAVNPPHKATLTIPIIREEVEARGGTYHHALQQRGTRPLPAHLGGVFPLPDGAEVLHTVTLHYEDGRPYIHEERYINLANAPDLADQDFARISANEWLVQNAPYTGGDMSFFALPADAALADAFDTSLGTALFAAERSTWNDQGPITLVRMTYAPGFRMRTSI